The DNA region ACGGAATCGCGACGGCCGTGTTCTCCGGATCATTCATCCTGACCCAAGCCGCGAGGACCCGTTTCGACTGGGCCCACCGCAATGCCGGTTACCTGCGTCCGGGTTTCGAATGAGGTTGCTCATGCAAGACCCACGGGCGGTCGGCGCGATCACCGGCCGTCGGCGGACACGTTCCGTGATTCGGTCTGAACCAGCCTCAGAGAAAATGATGTCCGCCAGAACAACGACGCCAAGAACGCGCTGTAATAAGAAATATATAGGAGGTTTTATGTGACATTCGCGAGACGGACCCTGGCGTATCGGACGGCCGATCATCTCAGACACAACTCCGAACATGAATGCATTTGATGCCGACTTCCCTGTTCCCCGTGCCGCAACAGGGCCGTGTCCTGACGTGGACCAAGGCGATCCGGTTGCGGTTATGATCGTATGAGCGATAATTGAACGCGCTGTACTGTTCTGCGGGAGAAACTGGATGAATCGACGAGAGTTCCTGACCAGGAGTGCGGGAATAGTGACCGCCGCGGCGATCGGTGAACCGGCGTTGGCGTCTCTTGATGAGGCAAAGCACTCCAAATCGGTACGCCTGGGTGTCGTGGGCCTGGGCAATCGCGGCACGCACCTTCTTCGGTTGGCACTTGCCGTGCCCGGCGTGCAGGTCAGGGCGGTGTGTGACTTGAATGAGGACAATCTCGGGCGTGCCGCTGAGATCGTCAAGAAGGCACAGGGTTCCGAGCCGTTCCGCTATTCGAAGGCCCCCGATGACTACGGCGCCATGGTCAGACGCGACGACCTCGACGCCGTGCTCATCGCCACGCCGACCAAGTGGCATTGTCCGATGGCCATCGAGGCGATGAAGGCGGGTAAGCACATCGGCAGCGAGGTGCCCGCGGGGTTCCAGCTCCGGGAGCTGTGGGATCTCGTCAAGACCAAGGAAGCCACCGGCCGGCGTTACATGCTGCTCGAGAACTATCTCTACATGCGGCACATCATGACCGTCTGGAACATGGTCAGAGCCGGCATCTTTGGCGAGCCGTACTACGCCGAATGCGGTTACCTCCACGACTGCCGCTTCATGCTTTTCAAGCAGGACGGCTCGCTCGACTGGTGGGGCGACTGGGCGGCCAACAACTTCGGCAGCGACTATCCGACGCACGCCATGGGGCCGGTCAGCAAGTGGATGGGGCTCAACGACGGCGACCGCATGGAGTATTGCACGAGCATGATGACCGCCCCGCGGGTCCTGAAGGAATACGCGGTCAAGAAATACGGCGCCGACAGCCCGCAGGGCAAAATCGACTGGGCGTTGGGCGAGTTTGTCTCAACTCAAATCCAGACGGTCAAGGGGCGGGTGATCCGGCTCGACTACGACGTCAATTCGCCCCGGCCCGCCGTCCTGCCTTACATGATCCAAGGCACCAAGGGACTCTACGACTCGCGGCACGGCGTGTACATCGAAGAGGAAGGCAAAGGCGAGAAGTGGGACAACCTGCAGAAATACCAGGAGCAGTACGACCACGCATATTGGAAGCGCGACGCGCGACAAGCTGAGAACGCCGGCCACGGCGGCGGCGACTTCTTTGCCGTCAGAGATTTCATCGAAATGGTTCGTCAGGATCGCGAGCCGTGGATCGACGTGTATGACGCGGCCTCATGGAGCGTTCTCTATTGGTGTTCCCACGAGTCGATCGCCAACCGGAGCAAAGCGGTTGACATACCTGATTTTACGAACGGACGCTGGCAGGACCCGGATTGGCGAAAGGATAACCATCGACCGGCGTGAACAAGAGAGGCCAAGGGTCGTGGGGCCAGGCCGAGAAGACAGAAGCATACATGCAACAGGTGGGATTGCAGGTTCCACCTTGGCGGATCGTTTCCTCTCATGAAAGGACCGGTGTGACATGACAACGCGACTGACAACAACAGTAATCATCGTGGCGACGAGTCTTGCCGGTGGTTGCACGGAGCCTCTTTTCGTAACGCATCGACCGGCGGCGACCCCGACCGACACCGTCTTGCCGCCCCCTGCAACCAGTGGCGGCATGTCTCTGGCCAAGGCCATGGCCGACCGGCGATCAGTCCGCTCGTTTGCTGACAAGCCGGTTACCCTGGAGCAGGTCTCGCAGTTGTGCTGGGCAGCCCAGGGCATCACCGACCAGTCAAGCGGCAAGCGCACCGCTCCCTCGGCCATGGCCCTGTACGCGGTGAACATCTACCTGGTCAACAAGGACGGCTGCTTCGAATACCTGCCCGGCCCGCACGCCCTGCGGCCAATGGGTGGGCCTGAAGCGATGGGCCGGCTCCGCGGCGCATGCTGGCAGCCGTCGGTTGGCTCGGCGCCCCTGTGCATGATCATCACCATCGACGTCGAGCGGCTCAAACCCCGTTGCGGCAAGATGGCCGAACAGTACAGCCTCCTGGAGGCAGGACACGTGGCCCAGAACGTGTTGCTCCAGGCAACCGCTCTTGAACTCGCAAGCGTGCCGGTGGGCGGATTCGACGCGAATGCCGTCGGAAAGGCAATGAACATCCCGGCTCCGCAGCGGGCGGTGTATCTTCTGCCGATCGGCTGCAAGAAATGAGTTCCCGCTCGAGTGCTCGCAGCAAGAACCAGACTTGCTGGTTGAAGGGCGGCCTCAAATCAGCATGACGACCTGGGTTTCCGGCACTGCCGGCCTGTCGTTTTAGAGGTTCGCGCGAAACGGTTGACTGCATGTGCCGGTGCTCGAGTCGACTACTGCCCGGCCGGGCTGGGAAAAAACAGCGTCGTCTTGATGTCCGGGTCAAAGCCCCGCCCGAATTTGACCTCCAGGACCTCTTGCATGATCACGTCGGCGGTCGTGGTTACGGGGGCAGTGCCGGCCTCCAGGTGCCCGCCGTGCACGTGCCCGTTGCTGTCCACAAACGTGATGTGCAGGTGCGGTTCGATTCCGCCGTCCTCCAGTTCGCAGATCATTCCCTGGGCTCCACAAATGGCGATCGGGCCGGTTAGTTCAATCTTCTTGGCGACCACGCCGACCGGACTCTCCTTCGAGGGCTTGGCCACCTCGATAATCGCCCGGTCCACCCCGCCGATGATGACCGGAATGTAGGCCGCCTTGATCTTATTGGCCTCGGCAAGTTCTTTCAGCCCCCCCAGCAGATCCGTTCCAGGCCGAAGTCGCGCCACGACTGTTCGTCCCGCCTTGCCCACTGCACCGTAGTATGCCATGATGACCTCACTGCTTAATCTGAGATTCCAAATCCACGCAAACTCAGCAACTCCGGCTTGTCGCTCGCGTACGCCGGCCTTGAGTCCTCAAGTCCGCAAGTCTCGATCGCCGCGCATCCGGTCGCCGGTCGCGACTGTACACGACCGGCCTTCGGGGCGATATTATGACCCTTTGGTGACCGATTCGCGAGAGGCAAGACAGATGAGAATACCAACGACAAGCCGGGCGTTTGTGGTTGACGGCACGGGCAAAGGCAGCATCCAGGAAATCCCGATTCCCAAGCTCGGCCCCAACGACGCGCTGATCCGCATGGAAGGAGTCTACGGCTGCGCCGGCGGCGATACCATCGTCTACAGCGGAAAACATCCTCATTCGATTGGCAAGTACCCGCTGATTCTGGGACACGAGGGCGTTGGCGTGGTCGCGGCCATCGGTCCCGAGGCCGCACACAGGCGAGGCCTCAAGGTGGGCGACCGAGTGGCCGTCGAGGTCATGATTCCTTGCGACACCAATAGCCCCGACGCCTGTGAACAGTGCCGGGCAGGCGAGTACCAACTCTGCGAGAAGAACCGGCAACACGGCGTGTCGATGCCGCTATCACTGGAACACGGCCTGTGGGGCATGTACTCCGACTTCCTGATGGTCCATCCGCGGGCCATCACCCACCGCTTTCCTGACAACGTGAACATGGCTAACGCGGTCGCTACCGCCTTCCTGGCCAACGCGGTCCGCTGGACGGAGGTCAAAGGCAAGGTCCAAGCGGGCGAGGTGGTAGCGATCTTCGGCCCCGGCCCACAGGGCGTGGGCAGCGCGGCCGTTGCCACGTACCGAGGTGCATTGCCCATCCTCATCGGACTGAGCACCGACCAGGCTCGCTTCGACATTGCCGTGGGAATCGGAGTGGTCAAGGCCGAACACATCATCCGAGCGGACAAGGAAGACGTGGTCGAAAAAGTCAAATCGCTGACCGACGGTAAAGGATGTCATCTGTCCATTGAGTGCTCGGGTGCGGACCCGGCGGTAGGCCCGTGGCTGAAGGTGCTACGCAAGCGAGGACGAGGCGTCATCTGCGGCTATCACGGCGGCCGCGAGATCACCGTTCCCATCGATCAGATCGCCACCAAGGAACTCAACATCCAGGGCGCGTGGGGCCAGGCCGGCGGCTGGCAACTGGCCATCGAGATGCTGGGCAAACGGGTCTTCGACTTCGCCCCCATGATCACGAACCGTTACAAGATCGACCAGTTGAACGAGGTGGTGCCTATGCTCAAGGACCCCTCCAAGATTACCATGAAGGCACTATTCGAGCCGTTACCCCTGTAGAATCCCGGCAGACCGAAGCAGTGAGATGGGAGCCGACGATGCAGAGAAAACGAATGAATCGACGCAACATGCTGAAAGGAGCTGTGGGGGTTGGCGTAACTACGGCTCTTGGAACCAGGCGCCTCGCAGCGGCAAGTGCGCCCGAGTCCGATGCGAAGAAGCGCCGGGTAATCCGCTTGGGGGGCCCTGTGTTTGTCAAAACGGACGACCCCGAGGAACTGGCCCTGGCTCACCGCAAGCTGGGCTACCGCGCAGCCTATTGCCCGGGCGTCAACCTCGACGACAGAGAGCGGATCAAGGCCGTCCGTGAAGCCTACGCCAAACACGATGTAGTCATCGCCGAGGTCGGGCGTTGGTGCAATCTTCTGGACGCCGATCCGGCCAAGCGGAAGGCCAATCTCGAAGCGGTGACCGAAGGGCTGGCCCTGGCCGAAGCGATCGGGGCATTGTGCTGCGTTGACATCGCCGGATCTTTCAGCGCCGAGTCATGGTTCGGGCCTCACCCCGATAACCTTTCGCAGAGATTCTTCGACGCCGCGGTCGAAAACGCCCGCAAGATCATCGATGCGGTGAAGCCCAAGAAAGCCCGGTTCTGCTACGAGATGATGGGCTGGGCCCTGCCCGACAGTCCGGACTCCTATGTTCGGTTGATCAAGGCCATCGACCGCCCGGCCTTTGGGGTACATCTCGACCCCTGCAACCTGATTAACTGCCCGGAGCGCTTCTACCACAACGCCGATTTGCTCGACGAGTGCTTCGACAAGTTGGGGCGGTGGATCGTAAGCTGCCATGCCAAAGATCTGGTTTGGAAGTTGGAGATGAATATCCACTTCCAGGAGGTCCCGCCCGGATCGGGCAGACTCGATTACAGGACGTTCCTCCGACGCTTGGCCGCCTTGGATCATGACACCCCACTCATGATCGAGCATTGCGCCAACGAGGCTGAGTACACTCGGGGCCGTGAATACATACTGGGTCTGGGTCCCAAAACCGGCGTTGACTTCGGGTCGGCGTGAATAGCTCTCCGGACTGCGGCCAAGCCCCGGAAACCATACGAGAAACCGTCTTGGCACCTGCAAAAGCGACGCCGGCGGTTGACTGATGAAATCTCAGGCTGGTCGGCATTCGTTTCTGGTGCAAACCCGGACAAAAGACAGTATACTCCTTGGTTCTGAGGGATGGGCGTTTGCCCCGACGGGCCGGGCCGGGTGGCTTGGATGCTGGCCAAGCGGTAACATGTGCCCACACGAAGCGGTGATGACGACGCGGTGAGAACATCATGAAAATCCTGGCTCTTGAACCTTACCACGGCGGGAGTCACAAGGCTTTCCTCAGTGGCTGGTCTTCCAACAGTCGGCACGAATGGACCGTATTGGGATTGCCGGCCTACAAGTGGAAATGGCGCATGCGCCACGCCGCCATCACCTTTGCGGACCAGGCCAATCAG from Phycisphaerae bacterium includes:
- a CDS encoding Gfo/Idh/MocA family oxidoreductase gives rise to the protein MNRREFLTRSAGIVTAAAIGEPALASLDEAKHSKSVRLGVVGLGNRGTHLLRLALAVPGVQVRAVCDLNEDNLGRAAEIVKKAQGSEPFRYSKAPDDYGAMVRRDDLDAVLIATPTKWHCPMAIEAMKAGKHIGSEVPAGFQLRELWDLVKTKEATGRRYMLLENYLYMRHIMTVWNMVRAGIFGEPYYAECGYLHDCRFMLFKQDGSLDWWGDWAANNFGSDYPTHAMGPVSKWMGLNDGDRMEYCTSMMTAPRVLKEYAVKKYGADSPQGKIDWALGEFVSTQIQTVKGRVIRLDYDVNSPRPAVLPYMIQGTKGLYDSRHGVYIEEEGKGEKWDNLQKYQEQYDHAYWKRDARQAENAGHGGGDFFAVRDFIEMVRQDREPWIDVYDAASWSVLYWCSHESIANRSKAVDIPDFTNGRWQDPDWRKDNHRPA
- a CDS encoding SagB/ThcOx family dehydrogenase, which translates into the protein MTTRLTTTVIIVATSLAGGCTEPLFVTHRPAATPTDTVLPPPATSGGMSLAKAMADRRSVRSFADKPVTLEQVSQLCWAAQGITDQSSGKRTAPSAMALYAVNIYLVNKDGCFEYLPGPHALRPMGGPEAMGRLRGACWQPSVGSAPLCMIITIDVERLKPRCGKMAEQYSLLEAGHVAQNVLLQATALELASVPVGGFDANAVGKAMNIPAPQRAVYLLPIGCKK
- a CDS encoding DNA-binding protein, with amino-acid sequence MAYYGAVGKAGRTVVARLRPGTDLLGGLKELAEANKIKAAYIPVIIGGVDRAIIEVAKPSKESPVGVVAKKIELTGPIAICGAQGMICELEDGGIEPHLHITFVDSNGHVHGGHLEAGTAPVTTTADVIMQEVLEVKFGRGFDPDIKTTLFFPSPAGQ
- a CDS encoding alcohol dehydrogenase catalytic domain-containing protein; the protein is MRIPTTSRAFVVDGTGKGSIQEIPIPKLGPNDALIRMEGVYGCAGGDTIVYSGKHPHSIGKYPLILGHEGVGVVAAIGPEAAHRRGLKVGDRVAVEVMIPCDTNSPDACEQCRAGEYQLCEKNRQHGVSMPLSLEHGLWGMYSDFLMVHPRAITHRFPDNVNMANAVATAFLANAVRWTEVKGKVQAGEVVAIFGPGPQGVGSAAVATYRGALPILIGLSTDQARFDIAVGIGVVKAEHIIRADKEDVVEKVKSLTDGKGCHLSIECSGADPAVGPWLKVLRKRGRGVICGYHGGREITVPIDQIATKELNIQGAWGQAGGWQLAIEMLGKRVFDFAPMITNRYKIDQLNEVVPMLKDPSKITMKALFEPLPL
- a CDS encoding sugar phosphate isomerase/epimerase family protein → MFVKTDDPEELALAHRKLGYRAAYCPGVNLDDRERIKAVREAYAKHDVVIAEVGRWCNLLDADPAKRKANLEAVTEGLALAEAIGALCCVDIAGSFSAESWFGPHPDNLSQRFFDAAVENARKIIDAVKPKKARFCYEMMGWALPDSPDSYVRLIKAIDRPAFGVHLDPCNLINCPERFYHNADLLDECFDKLGRWIVSCHAKDLVWKLEMNIHFQEVPPGSGRLDYRTFLRRLAALDHDTPLMIEHCANEAEYTRGREYILGLGPKTGVDFGSA